From a single Tursiops truncatus isolate mTurTru1 chromosome 20, mTurTru1.mat.Y, whole genome shotgun sequence genomic region:
- the G6PC3 gene encoding glucose-6-phosphatase 3 isoform X2, with translation MESTLGAGIAMAEALQNQLPWLENVWLWVTFLGDPKSLFLFYFPVAYYASRRVGIAVLWISLITEWLNLVFKWFLFGDRPFWWVHESGYYSQAPAQVHQFPPSCETGPGSPSGHCMITGAALWPIMTAISSQVATRTHRCCPGLADDPPGAHGAGAKLLRVDLTGPLAGCQPHLLDPLYTGPGSFLVHQPSL, from the exons ATGGAGTCCACGCTGGGCGCCGGCATCGCGATGGCCGAGGCGCTGCAGAACCAGCTGCCCTGGTTGGAGAACGTGTGGCTCTGGGTCACCTTTCTGGGCGACCCCAAGAGCCTCTTTCTGTTCTACTTTCCCGTGGCCTACTACGCCTCTCGCCGGGTGGGCATCGCGGTGCTCTGGATCAGCCTCATCACCGAGTGGCTCAACCTCGTCTTCAAGTG GTTTCTGTTTGGAGACAGGCCCTTTTGGTGGGTCCATGAGTCTGGGTACTACAGCCAGGCTCCAGCCCAGGTTCACCAGTTCCCCCCTTCTTGTGAAACTGGTCCAG GCAGCCCTTCCGGACACTGTATGATCACAGGAGCAGCCCTTTGGCCCATAATGACGGCCATCTCTTCCCAAGTGGCCACTCGGACCCACAG GTGCTGTCCTGGGCTGGCTGATGACCCCCCGGGTGCCCACGGAGCGGGAGCTAAGCTTCTACGGGTTGACCTCACTGGCCCTCTTGCTGGGTGCCAGCCTCATCTATTGGACCCTCTTTACACTGGGCCTGGATCTTTCTTG GTCCATCAACCTAGCCTCTAA
- the G6PC3 gene encoding glucose-6-phosphatase 3 isoform X1, whose product MESTLGAGIAMAEALQNQLPWLENVWLWVTFLGDPKSLFLFYFPVAYYASRRVGIAVLWISLITEWLNLVFKWFLFGDRPFWWVHESGYYSQAPAQVHQFPPSCETGPGSPSGHCMITGAALWPIMTAISSQVATRTHSRWVRVMPSLAYCTFLLAVGLSRVFLLAHFPHQVLAGLITGAVLGWLMTPRVPTERELSFYGLTSLALLLGASLIYWTLFTLGLDLSWSINLASKWCERPEWVHLDSRPFASLSRDSGAALGLGIALHSPCYAQVRRAYLGHGQKLACLVLAMGLLGPLDWLGYPPQISLFYIFSFLKHTLWPCLVLALVPWLVHTFSAQEAPPIRSS is encoded by the exons ATGGAGTCCACGCTGGGCGCCGGCATCGCGATGGCCGAGGCGCTGCAGAACCAGCTGCCCTGGTTGGAGAACGTGTGGCTCTGGGTCACCTTTCTGGGCGACCCCAAGAGCCTCTTTCTGTTCTACTTTCCCGTGGCCTACTACGCCTCTCGCCGGGTGGGCATCGCGGTGCTCTGGATCAGCCTCATCACCGAGTGGCTCAACCTCGTCTTCAAGTG GTTTCTGTTTGGAGACAGGCCCTTTTGGTGGGTCCATGAGTCTGGGTACTACAGCCAGGCTCCAGCCCAGGTTCACCAGTTCCCCCCTTCTTGTGAAACTGGTCCAG GCAGCCCTTCCGGACACTGTATGATCACAGGAGCAGCCCTTTGGCCCATAATGACGGCCATCTCTTCCCAAGTGGCCACTCGGACCCACAG CCGCTGGGTGAGGGTGATGCCTAGCTTGGCTTACTGCACCTTCCTGCTGGCGGTCGGCTTGTCCCGGGTCTTCCTCTTAGCACATTTCCCTCACCAGGTGTTGGCTGGCCTAATAACTG GTGCTGTCCTGGGCTGGCTGATGACCCCCCGGGTGCCCACGGAGCGGGAGCTAAGCTTCTACGGGTTGACCTCACTGGCCCTCTTGCTGGGTGCCAGCCTCATCTATTGGACCCTCTTTACACTGGGCCTGGATCTTTCTTG GTCCATCAACCTAGCCTCTAAGTGGTGTGAACGGCCTGAGTGGGTGCACTTGGACAGCCGgccctttgcctctctgagccgtGACTCAGGGGCCGCCCTGGGTCTGGGCATCGCCCTTCACTCCCCCTGCTATGCCCAGGTGCGGCGGGCATACCTGGGACATGGCCAGAAGCTAGCCTGCCTTGTGTTGGCCATGGGGCTGCTGGGCCCCCTGGACTGGCTGGGCTACCCGCCTCAGATCAGCCTTTTCtacatcttcagtttcctcaagcACACCCTCTGGCCATGCCTGGTCCTGGCCCTCGTGCCCTGGCTGGTGCACACGTTCAGTGCCCAGGAAGCACCACCCATCCGCTCTTCCTGA